In the Heterodontus francisci isolate sHetFra1 chromosome 6, sHetFra1.hap1, whole genome shotgun sequence genome, one interval contains:
- the eed gene encoding polycomb protein eed yields the protein MSESAARGDMPAKRQKLSDENSNPDVSGDENDDAASIESGTNTERPDTPTNTPNVPGRKSWGKGKWKSKKCKYSFKCVNSLKEDHGQPLFGVQFNWHSKEGDPLVFATVGSNRVTLYECHSQGEIRLLQSYVDADTDENFYTCAWTYDSNTSHPLLAVAGSRGIIRIINPISMQCIKHYVGHGNAINELKFHPREPNLLLSVSKDHALRFWNIQTDTLVAIFGGVEGHRDEVLSADFDLLGEKIMSCGMDHSLKLWRINSERMLKAIKASNEYNPSKTNRPFVSQKIHFPDFSTRDIHRNYVDCVRWLGDLILSKSCENAIVCWKPSKMEADIDRIKPNESNVTILGRFDYSQCDIWYMRFSMDFWQKMLALGNQVGKLYVWDLEVEDPHKAKCTTLAYPKCTAAIRQTSFSRDSSILIAVCDDATIWRWDRLR from the exons ATGTCGGAGAGCGCGGCGCGAGGAGACATGCCGGCTAAGAGACAGAAATTGAGTGATGAGAACAGCAACCCGGATGTATCTGGAGATGAAAAC GATGATGCTGCCAGTATAGAGAGTGGTACAAATACAGAGAGGCCGGACACCCCTACAAACACACCAAATGTCCCTGGAAGGAAGAGCTGGGGGAAGGGAAAGTGGAAGTCCAAGAAATGCAAATATTCCTTTAAGTGTGTCAACAGTCTTAAG GAGGATCATGGCCAACCACTTTTTGGAGTGCAGTTTAACTGGCACAGTAAGGAGGGAGATCCTTTGGTATTTGCCACAGTTGGTAGCAACCGG GTCACACTTTACGAATGTCATTCACAAGGGGAAATACGATTACTGCAGTCGTATGTGGATGCTGAT ACAGATGAAAACTTCTACACATGTGCATGGACCTATGACAGTAATACAAGCCATCCCCTCCTGGCTGTGGCAGGATCGAGGGGCATTATCCGAATTATTAATCCTATCTCCATGCAGTGCATTAAG CACTATGTTGGACATGGTAATGCAATCAATGAGCTGAAATTCCACCCCCGAGAACCAAATCTCCTGCTTTCTGTAAGCAAAG ATCATGCTCTAAGGTTTTGGAACATCCAGACTGACACTTTAGTTGCAATATTTGGAGGCGTGGAAGGACATCGAGATGAAGTTCTGAGTGCA GATTTTGATCTCCTTGGAGAGAAAATAATGTCTTGTGGCATGGATCATTCCCTTAAATTGTGGCGAATCAACTCTGAAAGGATGCTAAAAGCTATTAAGGCATCGAATGAATATAACCCAAGTAAAACTAACAG GCCATTTGTGTCGCAGAAAATCCATTTTCCAGATTTCTCCACAAGGGACATACATAGGAATTATGTGGACTGTGTGCGCTGGCTTGGAGATCTGATCTTATCAAAG TCTTGTGAAAATGCCATTGTGTGCTGGAAACCTAGCAAAATGGAGGCTGACATTGATAGAATAAAACCAAATGAATCAAATGTGACCATACTGGGAAGATTTGATTACAGTCAGTGTGATATTTGGTACATGAGGTTTTCAATGGATTTCTGGCAGAAG ATGTTGGCTTTAGGCAATCAAGTTGGAAAACTCTATGTGTGGGACCTTGAAGTGGAAGATCCTCATAAAGCTAA ATGCACAACACTGGCTTATCCGAAATGCACTGCAGCCATACGACAAACCAGTTTTAGCAGAGATAGCAGTATTCTCATTGCTGTATGTGATGATGCCACCATCTGGCGCTGGGACAGACTTCGATAA